The Streptomyces halobius genomic interval GGGCGCTGACGTATCTCAGCGGGCACGGTGTCGCCCACGTACGTCAGCGAGGCCGCAATGAAGGCGGCGAAGCAGGCACCCGCTGCCCCACGGGCGACGATGAGCAACGTGGCGCCGGGGGCCAGCGCCGAGCAGAGCGCGGCGACCGCCGCCCCGGCGAGCGAGCATCGCATCACCCGGGCCCGGCACGCGCTTTGCTGGGCCAGTTCCGCGCCAACGCCGCCCGCCATCCCGGCGACCCGCGGTACGCCGAGATCATCGGCCAGATCGTGGGGGATCCGGACGCGGCCCGGTGGTACGAGCGGAGGGAGACAGCCGCCTACCGGCCCGCGGTGCGGCACTTCCGGCATCCGGCGGCCGGTGAACTGCGGCTGCGTTACGTCAAGTTGGCTGCCGTCGAGGAGCCTGGCCACCACTTCCTGGCCTATGTGCCGGATGGCCGGGGGGGGGCCGAGGCCGCGGTCCACAGGCTCACGGAGGTGGCGTGAGCGCGGGCAAGGCGGCACGTTCTGCTCCTCGACCAGGCTGACCGGGCGCGAGAGAGCCGTCCCCGCTGTGCTGCTACGTCGTGGCGCTCTCCCCCGGTGCCTGTGCCAAGCCCAGGCGGTCGTGGACCAGGCGGGCCACATCGGTCAGTCTGTGCCCGCCGGCGGTGAACTCCCCCGGTGCCACACGGATGTCGAACTGTTCGCGGGTGCCGACCAGGAACTCGGCGCCCATCAGAGAGTCGAGGCCGATGTCTGTCAGCGGTCGCTGGGGGTCGATGTCGGACGGGTCGGTCTGCAGGACGCCGGCGAGGATGCGGCACAGCGCTTCGGTGATGGTGCGGATGGCGTCGTCCGGCGCCATCGTGGCGAGAGAACGCAGCAGTTCCTCGCGGGCGTCGTCGGCGTCCTCGGTGCCGGGAGGGACGAGGAGGTGGTAGCGGGGCGCCGCCAGGGCGGGCAGCAGACGGCGGGCGCGGGGCCAGCGGTAGCGGCCGACGCCGGCGACATCGGTGTCCGCGGCGAGTAGTTGGTCGGCGGTGCCGAAGATTTCGGCCGGGGTGACCGGTTCGAAGCCCAGGCCGGTCATGGCGGGGCCGAGGTTGTTGCGGGCGACGTAGCCGGTCTCGGCGATCGGGCCCCAGGCAATCGCGGTGCCGGGCAGTCCGGCGTGGCGGCGGGCGCGGGTCAGGGCTTCCAGGTAGGCGTTCCCGGCGACGTAGGGGGCCTGGGTCGGGTTGCCGGTGGTGGCGGTGACAGAGGAGTAGAGGAGGAACAGGTCGAGGTCGCGGTCTGCGGTGAGGCGGTGGAGGATGCCGGCGCCGGCCATCTTGGGGGCGAGGACGGCGGCGAAACGGGCGTCGTCGAGCTCGGCGAGGGGGGCATCGTCCAGCTGCATGGCGCAGTGGGCGACGCCGCGCAGGCGGTGCCCGCTGTCGTCGACGGCGGTGAGGACGCGGCGTACGGCCGTCTCGTCGGTGACGTCGGCCGCGTAGGCGGTGGCGCGGACGCCGCGTCGCCGCAGCCGGTCCAGTACTCCGGCGGCTTCCGGTGCTTCGGGCCCCCGGCGGCTGACCAGGGCGAGATGCCGGGCGCCGCAGTCGGCGAGCCAGTCGGCGGTGGCGGCGCCGAAGCCGCCGAGTCCGCCCGTGACCAGGTAGGTGCCGTGCGGGTCCAGTGCGGGGGCGGTCGGGGCGGGCGCGACCGGGACGGATTCGTCCCGTGGGTCGAAGGAGATGACGACCTTGCCGGTGTGCTGGGAGTGCTGGAGGACCCGGAAGGCGTCGTCCACGCGCGCCGCGGGATAGACGGTGTGTGGCAGCGGCCGGTAGGTGCCGGAGGCGATCCGGCGGTGTACGTCCTGCTGAACGCGTGGGCCCCGCACCGGATCGTAGATGATCTTGTCGAGGTTGAAGCCGATGAAGGTGAGGTTGTGGTGGAACGGGCGTAGAAGGAGAGGGT includes:
- a CDS encoding MmyB family transcriptional regulator, whose product is MLGQFRANAARHPGDPRYAEIIGQIVGDPDAARWYERRETAAYRPAVRHFRHPAAGELRLRYVKLAAVEEPGHHFLAYVPDGRGGAEAAVHRLTEVA